The following are encoded together in the Aerococcus mictus genome:
- the rpmB gene encoding 50S ribosomal protein L28 — protein sequence MAKQCYFTGRKAKSGNNRSHALNSSKRTFKPNLQKVRVLVDGKPKRVWVSARALKSGKVQRV from the coding sequence ATGGCAAAACAATGTTATTTCACAGGTCGTAAAGCAAAATCTGGAAACAACCGTTCACACGCTTTAAACAGCTCAAAACGTACCTTTAAACCAAACTTGCAAAAAGTTCGTGTGTTAGTTGATGGAAAACCTAAACGTGTTTGGGTTTCAGCTCGTGCCCTTAAATCAGGAAAAGTTCAACGTGTTTAG
- a CDS encoding Asp23/Gls24 family envelope stress response protein has protein sequence MPVKMDSEYGEIEITNDVIAKVVGMATTQNYGVVGMASKNQIRDGISEILKIENYTKGVVVRSEADLVIVDVYIMVNYGTKISEICRNVQRSVKYDLGRQLGITANVVNVFVQGIYTEDQ, from the coding sequence ATGCCTGTAAAAATGGATTCTGAATATGGCGAAATTGAAATTACTAATGACGTGATTGCTAAGGTTGTGGGAATGGCTACCACACAAAATTATGGTGTGGTCGGCATGGCCAGCAAGAACCAAATCCGTGATGGCATTTCTGAAATCTTAAAAATTGAAAATTATACCAAGGGAGTCGTTGTTCGTAGCGAGGCTGATCTGGTGATCGTCGATGTTTATATTATGGTAAACTACGGCACCAAGATCTCAGAAATTTGTCGTAACGTGCAACGCTCTGTAAAATATGATTTAGGACGGCAACTAGGCATCACTGCTAATGTAGTGAACGTCTTTGTCCAAGGCATATATACAGAGGATCAATAA
- a CDS encoding DAK2 domain-containing protein, with amino-acid sequence MSQLVIDASDLRNMVAVGCDKLKQGADYVDSLNVFPVPDGDTGTNMNLSFSAGLDGVEKNDGQSVEEVADALAKGLLMGARGNSGVILSQIFRGFAKGCKGLEKLDAKALANSFDQAVKSAYKAVMKPVEGTILTVVREGAEAGLVQAEKSDDVIEVMRAVSEGANLALENTPNLLPVLKEVGVVDSGGQGLCLIYAGFLEALTGEAVASFHTNVENTDLTELAHEENYYNTSHSVSSEDIKFGFCTEIMVALGQGSEDYEDFDYETFRNYLSERGDSLLVVNDDEVVKVHVHTERPGDVLNYGQKFGTLIKVKVDNMRQQHEDILTNKAKAAPKEKQAYSIIAVCAGEGVSELFKEAGASYIISGGQTMNPSTEDFVKAIEAVNAENIILLPNNKNIFMAAKQAADVSEVPTVVLETESITQGLAALLGFNLNDDLASNESSMKEAFHEVKSGQVTHAIRDTSISGLTIHKGDYMGLVEGDIQVCDTDKSQAARKTVQALTDEESELVTLIYGEDISEEEASQLADLITEDNDQLEVEVYKGDQPVYSYLISVE; translated from the coding sequence ATGAGTCAGTTAGTCATTGATGCATCAGATTTAAGAAACATGGTTGCCGTAGGTTGCGACAAGTTAAAGCAAGGAGCAGATTATGTCGATTCCTTAAATGTCTTTCCAGTACCTGATGGGGATACAGGGACAAATATGAACTTATCCTTTTCAGCGGGGTTAGACGGAGTCGAGAAGAACGATGGGCAAAGTGTCGAAGAAGTTGCCGATGCCCTAGCCAAGGGTTTGCTAATGGGAGCACGGGGGAATTCCGGCGTAATCCTATCCCAAATCTTTAGAGGCTTTGCTAAGGGCTGTAAGGGTCTCGAAAAGTTAGATGCCAAGGCCCTAGCCAATAGCTTTGACCAGGCGGTTAAGTCAGCCTATAAGGCAGTCATGAAGCCAGTGGAAGGGACGATCTTGACCGTGGTCCGTGAGGGAGCAGAAGCCGGTCTCGTCCAAGCTGAGAAGAGTGATGACGTCATTGAGGTTATGCGCGCTGTTTCTGAAGGCGCTAACTTGGCTTTAGAGAATACCCCTAACCTGCTTCCTGTACTAAAAGAAGTAGGCGTGGTTGATTCTGGTGGGCAAGGACTATGCCTAATCTATGCTGGCTTTTTAGAGGCCTTGACGGGTGAAGCGGTTGCTAGTTTCCATACCAATGTTGAAAATACCGACCTCACTGAATTAGCCCATGAAGAAAATTACTATAATACTTCCCATTCCGTGTCTTCAGAAGATATCAAATTCGGCTTCTGTACCGAAATTATGGTGGCCTTAGGGCAAGGCTCAGAAGACTATGAAGACTTTGACTACGAGACTTTCCGGAATTACTTGAGTGAACGCGGGGATTCCTTATTAGTGGTTAATGATGATGAAGTGGTCAAGGTCCATGTCCACACTGAACGTCCTGGTGATGTCCTCAATTATGGGCAAAAATTTGGGACCTTAATCAAAGTGAAAGTGGATAATATGCGCCAGCAACATGAGGATATCCTGACCAATAAGGCCAAGGCAGCCCCTAAGGAAAAGCAAGCTTACAGTATTATTGCTGTTTGTGCCGGTGAAGGCGTGAGCGAACTCTTTAAAGAGGCGGGAGCTAGCTACATCATTTCCGGTGGTCAGACCATGAATCCGTCGACGGAAGACTTTGTTAAGGCCATTGAAGCAGTTAACGCTGAAAATATCATCCTCTTACCTAACAATAAGAATATCTTTATGGCAGCCAAACAAGCGGCTGATGTCAGCGAGGTGCCTACCGTGGTCTTGGAAACCGAGTCGATTACCCAAGGGCTAGCGGCCTTACTCGGCTTTAACCTCAATGATGACTTAGCAAGTAATGAAAGTTCTATGAAAGAAGCCTTTCATGAAGTCAAGAGTGGTCAAGTGACCCATGCGATTCGGGACACCTCGATCTCTGGTTTAACCATCCACAAGGGTGACTATATGGGCCTGGTTGAAGGCGATATACAAGTCTGTGATACTGATAAGAGTCAGGCTGCCCGTAAAACGGTCCAGGCCTTAACCGATGAAGAAAGTGAATTAGTGACTTTAATCTATGGTGAAGACATCAGTGAAGAAGAAGCTAGTCAGTTAGCAGATCTTATCACTGAAGATAATGATCAATTAGAAGTTGAAGTCTATAAAGGGGACCAGCCTGTCTATAGTTATTTAATTTCTGTTGAATAG
- a CDS encoding MsnO8 family LLM class oxidoreductase: protein MKIGILDFIPRDREMTAIESFKSAMNLLQLADEKGLARYWFAEHHSTPALLGSSPQVTLGYAAAITKHIRLGTGGVMLDNLSAYQLAENFKVLECLAPHRIEAGVGYSNPKEQADQKEMGGFDFKNPKPYKDELVALYDYMHDQRSVHQEGKARAMPVLFDHEIPYYVMVTSTRHVRYIAEQGWGMLFGLFLNPSYEECKEAIRIYRKYFKPNGISNSPHVMVSLYVISAYDENVLEGLEKAVDAWILTFRSNKRALYQLLSVEEAEFYPFSDEEKETIDHYQEAKLIASPKEIQAKFSHLMKELDCDEFLVVNQLSGYNYRRDLINILADIDL, encoded by the coding sequence ATGAAAATAGGTATTTTGGATTTTATCCCTCGCGATCGTGAAATGACTGCGATCGAATCCTTTAAAAGTGCCATGAATTTATTACAATTGGCAGATGAAAAGGGACTGGCTCGTTACTGGTTTGCTGAACACCACAGCACTCCGGCACTCTTAGGGTCAAGCCCCCAAGTCACATTAGGCTATGCAGCGGCGATTACCAAGCATATCCGCCTGGGCACAGGTGGGGTGATGCTGGATAATTTAAGTGCCTATCAACTGGCTGAGAACTTTAAAGTTTTGGAATGCTTAGCCCCCCACCGGATTGAAGCCGGGGTAGGTTATAGCAATCCTAAGGAACAGGCTGACCAAAAGGAAATGGGGGGCTTTGACTTTAAGAATCCCAAACCCTATAAGGATGAATTAGTCGCCCTTTATGACTATATGCATGATCAACGGTCAGTCCACCAAGAGGGGAAAGCCCGGGCCATGCCAGTTTTATTTGACCATGAGATTCCGTATTATGTCATGGTGACTAGCACCCGCCATGTTCGCTATATTGCTGAACAAGGCTGGGGCATGCTTTTTGGTCTCTTCCTCAATCCTTCCTATGAAGAATGTAAAGAAGCTATCCGCATTTATCGCAAGTATTTTAAACCCAATGGGATTAGTAATAGCCCCCATGTCATGGTGTCGCTCTATGTCATTTCGGCCTATGATGAGAATGTCTTAGAAGGCTTAGAGAAGGCCGTTGATGCTTGGATACTGACTTTTAGGAGTAACAAGCGGGCCTTGTACCAACTCTTGAGTGTGGAGGAAGCGGAATTCTATCCTTTTTCCGATGAGGAGAAGGAAACTATTGACCATTACCAAGAGGCTAAATTAATCGCTAGCCCTAAAGAAATTCAGGCTAAATTTAGCCATTTGATGAAAGAATTAGACTGCGATGAATTCCTGGTGGTTAACCAATTATCTGGTTACAATTATCGCCGCGACTTAATTAATATCTTAGCGGACATCGATCTTTAG
- the recG gene encoding ATP-dependent DNA helicase RecG — MTSITDPVSVLTGVGPKKAALLKRLKIESIYDLLCQFPFRYEDLSVKSIQELADNQKATLKGRVVTEPVVNYFRGRKGNRLHFRLQVDHEIINVNFFNQAYLKKQIHSQEEILIYGTYEAKRQQLLGIKLINFSSEDNETASVYHTTKGLSQSALRQLIKTALDQYEDQIPELIPEALSKRYQLIPHRQAIRLMHFPNTEADSQQARRQIKYQELFLYSLRIQWRKLNQRYQEAGVQILYDNDQLKAFIRSIPFELTQGQKEVTNQICRDLLQPYPMNRLLQGDVGSGKTIVALIALAAAISAGFQGALMVPTEILAEQHFKEAQSIYQATGLRCALLTGSTKGKERKQILSQLARGDLDLMIGTHALFQEDVHFKDLGLVIIDEQHRFGVKQRRQLIDKNRDRHPNVLYMTATPIPRTLEITLMGDMEVSKLKELPAGRQPVKTLWLRPQEASQVDYLLKQELAKGRQAYIICPLVGESEKVEAQNAEKIYADYQGRFGDHYQVGLLHGQLSNEEKEAVMQAYSDNTIQLLVATTVVEVGVNVPNASLMLILDADHFGLAQLHQLRGRVGRGQVASFCLLLADPHTENGKERMRIMTESNDGFYLSQQDLELRGAGDYFGTKQSGLPEFQLADPVEDGEILEYSRQDAIQFAPYLMENVQDYPLLGAWLNQVEEERQA; from the coding sequence ATGACGAGTATCACTGATCCAGTCAGCGTCTTAACTGGAGTAGGCCCTAAAAAAGCAGCCCTGTTGAAGCGTTTGAAGATTGAAAGCATTTATGATTTACTTTGTCAATTTCCTTTTCGCTATGAAGACTTATCGGTTAAAAGTATTCAGGAATTGGCCGACAATCAAAAAGCGACCTTAAAGGGCCGTGTGGTTACTGAACCAGTGGTGAATTATTTTCGGGGACGCAAGGGTAACCGCCTGCATTTTCGTTTGCAGGTGGACCATGAAATTATCAATGTTAATTTCTTCAACCAAGCCTACCTCAAAAAGCAAATTCATAGCCAAGAAGAGATTCTGATTTATGGGACTTATGAAGCCAAGCGCCAGCAATTGTTGGGGATTAAACTTATCAATTTTTCCAGTGAGGATAATGAGACCGCCTCTGTCTACCATACAACTAAGGGGCTCTCACAGTCCGCTTTAAGGCAGTTAATTAAGACGGCTCTTGACCAGTATGAAGATCAGATTCCTGAGCTTATCCCCGAAGCATTGTCAAAGCGCTATCAGTTAATTCCTCATCGCCAGGCAATACGCTTGATGCATTTTCCAAATACTGAGGCTGATAGTCAGCAAGCCCGGCGCCAGATTAAGTACCAGGAGCTCTTTCTCTATAGTCTCCGTATTCAATGGCGCAAGCTCAACCAGCGCTACCAAGAAGCGGGGGTACAAATTCTCTATGACAATGACCAGCTGAAAGCATTTATCCGCTCAATTCCCTTTGAATTGACTCAGGGACAAAAAGAAGTTACTAATCAAATTTGTCGGGACCTCCTGCAACCCTATCCCATGAACCGGCTCTTGCAAGGGGATGTGGGGAGCGGAAAGACCATTGTGGCTTTGATCGCCCTAGCGGCTGCTATATCAGCTGGCTTTCAAGGGGCCTTAATGGTGCCTACCGAAATTTTAGCTGAGCAGCACTTTAAAGAAGCTCAAAGTATATACCAAGCCACGGGACTGCGCTGTGCTTTGTTAACCGGGTCTACCAAGGGCAAAGAACGCAAGCAAATTCTTTCCCAGCTGGCCCGGGGAGACCTTGACCTGATGATCGGCACCCATGCCCTCTTCCAGGAAGATGTTCATTTTAAGGACCTGGGGCTAGTCATTATCGATGAACAGCACCGCTTTGGGGTTAAGCAGCGCCGGCAATTAATCGATAAGAATAGAGACCGCCACCCAAATGTCCTCTATATGACCGCTACCCCCATCCCTCGAACCCTAGAAATTACCTTGATGGGCGACATGGAAGTTTCCAAGTTAAAGGAACTCCCCGCTGGTCGTCAGCCGGTTAAGACCCTCTGGCTAAGGCCCCAGGAGGCTAGTCAGGTCGACTATCTCTTAAAACAGGAACTGGCTAAGGGTCGACAAGCTTATATTATTTGTCCCCTGGTAGGCGAGTCAGAAAAAGTTGAGGCCCAAAACGCCGAAAAAATTTATGCCGATTACCAGGGCCGTTTTGGTGACCACTACCAGGTCGGCCTCCTTCATGGGCAGTTATCTAATGAAGAAAAAGAGGCTGTCATGCAGGCCTATAGTGATAATACGATCCAGCTTTTGGTGGCCACCACTGTGGTTGAGGTAGGAGTCAATGTTCCCAATGCCAGCTTAATGCTTATTTTGGATGCCGACCACTTCGGTCTAGCCCAACTCCACCAATTACGGGGTCGGGTTGGCCGGGGCCAGGTAGCCTCTTTCTGCCTCTTGTTGGCTGACCCCCATACTGAAAACGGTAAAGAACGGATGCGGATCATGACTGAGTCCAATGATGGCTTTTATTTGAGCCAGCAAGACTTAGAATTACGGGGAGCAGGGGACTATTTTGGCACCAAGCAGAGTGGCTTACCTGAATTCCAGTTAGCCGACCCGGTCGAAGATGGCGAGATTCTGGAATATAGCCGCCAGGACGCCATTCAATTTGCCCCCTATCTGATGGAAAATGTCCAGGACTATCCCTTACTAGGGGCCTGGTTGAATCAAGTGGAAGAAGAACGTCAAGCCTGA
- the plsX gene encoding phosphate acyltransferase PlsX: MIKIAVDAMGGDHAPQAIVEGALAAVQTYSDIQILLYGDQAQIQALLPKGDYPIEIIHCSEKIAGDDEPVRAIRRKKDASMVVAAKAVKKGQADALVSAGNTGALLAAGTLLVGRIKGIDRPALLGTLPNLRESGESFVLVDMGANADAKAKQLWENALMGNQYAKDVLGKSQPRVGLLNNGSEDSKGNKVTKEAFELLSQEEQIHFIGNVESRDILAGVCDVVVSDGFTGNAVLKAIEGTAKEILTLVSHSLKSGNLQTKLGALLIKNSLKETLGQFDIESVGGATLFGVKAPVIKCHGNASAKTVAATIGQARQIVKSGTYDSLAQQIANKEGQAED; this comes from the coding sequence ATGATTAAAATTGCAGTAGATGCTATGGGTGGTGACCACGCCCCTCAAGCTATCGTGGAAGGGGCTCTGGCAGCAGTCCAGACCTATTCCGATATTCAGATCCTGCTCTATGGGGACCAAGCCCAAATCCAAGCCCTGCTTCCTAAGGGCGACTATCCCATTGAAATCATCCATTGCTCAGAAAAAATTGCTGGTGATGATGAACCGGTCCGGGCCATCCGTCGCAAGAAGGATGCCTCCATGGTGGTTGCCGCTAAGGCGGTAAAAAAAGGACAGGCAGATGCCTTGGTCTCAGCCGGTAATACTGGGGCCCTCTTAGCAGCAGGGACCTTGTTAGTCGGGCGAATTAAAGGGATTGATCGTCCGGCCTTATTGGGAACCCTACCTAATTTAAGAGAGTCAGGGGAATCCTTTGTCTTGGTGGATATGGGCGCTAATGCCGATGCCAAGGCCAAGCAACTTTGGGAGAATGCCTTGATGGGTAACCAATACGCTAAGGACGTCTTAGGTAAGAGTCAGCCACGGGTGGGACTCTTGAATAATGGTTCTGAGGATAGCAAGGGCAACAAAGTCACTAAAGAAGCCTTTGAATTATTGAGCCAGGAAGAACAGATCCACTTCATCGGTAATGTGGAATCCCGCGACATCTTAGCTGGGGTCTGCGATGTGGTGGTTAGTGATGGCTTTACCGGTAATGCCGTTTTAAAGGCCATTGAGGGGACGGCTAAAGAGATTCTTACATTAGTCAGTCACAGCCTCAAATCAGGGAACCTCCAAACAAAACTAGGGGCCTTACTGATAAAAAATTCATTAAAGGAAACCCTAGGGCAATTTGATATTGAAAGTGTTGGTGGAGCGACCCTATTTGGAGTAAAAGCCCCAGTGATTAAGTGTCACGGGAATGCCAGTGCTAAGACTGTTGCTGCAACCATCGGCCAGGCCCGGCAAATTGTGAAATCAGGTACCTATGACAGTTTGGCCCAACAAATCGCTAATAAGGAAGGTCAAGCAGAAGACTAG
- the acpP gene encoding acyl carrier protein: MEERKIFDIIREMISERFGLEDEKIDKTTHLSKDLGADSLDIVELVMTLEDYFKVSIPDSTADHIETLEELVDAISLAKKS; this comes from the coding sequence ATGGAAGAGAGAAAAATTTTTGATATCATTCGGGAAATGATCAGTGAACGCTTTGGTTTGGAAGATGAGAAAATCGATAAAACCACCCACTTATCTAAGGACCTTGGGGCAGATTCCTTAGATATTGTGGAGCTGGTCATGACCTTAGAAGATTATTTCAAGGTCTCCATTCCCGATTCAACTGCAGACCATATTGAAACCTTAGAAGAATTAGTTGATGCTATTAGTTTGGCGAAAAAGAGTTAA
- the rnc gene encoding ribonuclease III, with protein sequence MFKAIKQLFKEQFDLDIHEKRHYQIAFTHSSYVNEKRKENLQDNERIEFLGDAVLELTVSNFLYHYFPQLPEGDLSRIRALIVCEESLSKRCKECGFDQYVRLGHGEEANGGRERSSLLCDLFEAVVGALYLDLGLDAIEKFLEQTIYPKIESGEFKDHRDNKTALQEELQKDGQINLSYRLLKESGPSHNKRFEVAVCLDGEIIGQGQGTSKKHAEQAAAKQALEDIQKDK encoded by the coding sequence ATGTTTAAAGCGATTAAGCAGCTTTTTAAAGAGCAATTTGATTTGGACATTCATGAAAAGCGTCATTATCAAATTGCCTTTACGCATTCATCTTATGTAAATGAAAAACGCAAAGAAAATTTACAGGACAATGAACGGATTGAATTTTTAGGGGATGCTGTTTTAGAGTTAACAGTCTCTAATTTCCTCTACCATTACTTTCCCCAATTACCAGAAGGCGACTTATCTCGGATTCGTGCCTTGATTGTCTGTGAGGAAAGTTTGAGTAAACGCTGTAAGGAGTGTGGCTTTGACCAATATGTCCGTCTAGGGCACGGTGAAGAGGCCAATGGTGGTCGCGAACGTTCTTCCTTACTTTGTGACTTATTTGAAGCCGTTGTGGGAGCCTTATATCTTGATCTTGGGTTAGATGCTATTGAGAAGTTTCTAGAGCAAACCATTTATCCTAAGATCGAGAGCGGTGAATTTAAGGATCACCGAGACAATAAAACCGCCCTCCAAGAAGAACTACAAAAAGATGGTCAGATTAACCTATCTTATCGTTTGTTGAAGGAATCTGGCCCCTCCCATAATAAACGCTTTGAAGTGGCAGTCTGTTTAGATGGTGAAATCATCGGTCAAGGCCAGGGGACTTCTAAGAAGCATGCTGAACAGGCGGCAGCCAAACAGGCCCTCGAGGATATACAAAAAGATAAATAA
- the smc gene encoding chromosome segregation protein SMC yields the protein MYLKTIEMVGFKSFAEKTRVELDRGFTAIVGPNGSGKSNITEAVKWVLGEQSAKSLRGKRMDDVIFSGSQSRRQSQYAQVVLTFDNSDRVLDMDSDEVSVLRRYTRSGDSIYKINGQNCRLKDITQLMMDTGVGKESFSIISQGKVEEIFTQRAEERRAIFEEAAGVMKYKSKKQEAERKLDRSQENLNRIEDILSEIEGRLEPLKEQKEAAVSYRDKKQELSQIEIALTAVQIETLNEQWQLAKKDLESIQTSNEGKKRQLDQEETALNQAKAAEEQSDERVNALNDNYVVKLQAGEKLRSQLQMMEQEQRFIQSNRQSQEKEQANLQAKIEKLKADLKSNQSQLDKYQETYQSQADSYQSLKEQLAALSDYSEEDLEDLRNQYIAYLQEESHLSNQIQQTEKDIQQGQKNQEKYAERIRNSQKEQAKLKGQQEELDQEISQKEQRLKDLLQDYQDQAQSLRQSQDQVQKATKANQSLYQKLLRKQAQLDSLKNLEDNHEGFYYGVKNALKLKSQKRGIFGAIAELIDVPENYTLAVETALGGSMQNIVTQDGQVAQEVITYLKAKKAGRATFLPLDTMKSRRISDQQVSRVQADPAYIGLLVDLVDFNDQFQTVMENVMGNIIVAEDLTGARRLSQTLHARYRIVTLTGDLVNAGGSLTGGANKRNQTSLLSRKNDIQSLSQDIESMEASYQEAASRIATQQQGQDQLTQALESLKEKGSEARYDLRSSQAEREHLTQELEKLAKEVQGQDYEKNLSREDVKQGQADLATSQEKLTHLQEKIQAAKAKIDARLLSDEEKGQQKAQLQNDFQEIATDFAVTKEQVKQAKDRKTSLSAELADQEQAYQELANLLSQALTNDSDQEEKKKHLESQLQSFQKQSKDIQVQLKTAKEERQEASQRVEAANQMISQLNSEIQNNLQSIAKLEASASRYEVSIDNHLEQLSESYGLTYERARAESQLTMSIDQASSRVKQLKQAIDHLGPVNMQAIEEYDEVYERFCFIDKQRQDAIDARENLYQTIAEMDSEVSTHFKTTFEAIRDAFESIFPALFGGGKATLKLTDPNDLLNTGVEIMAQPPGKKLQLLSLLSGGERALTAIALLFAILDVKTVPFSILDEVEAALDDANVARYGRYLQKFAKKTQFIVISHRKGTMEAANILYGVTMQQEGISQLASVRLEDVDDQLN from the coding sequence GTGTATTTAAAAACAATTGAAATGGTCGGTTTTAAGAGCTTTGCAGAGAAAACCCGAGTCGAACTCGACCGGGGGTTTACAGCCATAGTTGGACCAAACGGTAGTGGTAAATCGAATATCACTGAAGCAGTGAAATGGGTGCTCGGTGAACAATCCGCCAAATCACTGCGGGGGAAAAGAATGGATGACGTGATTTTCTCAGGTTCACAAAGTCGACGTCAATCCCAATATGCCCAGGTGGTTTTAACCTTTGACAACAGTGACCGGGTTCTTGATATGGATAGTGATGAGGTCTCGGTATTGAGACGCTATACCCGTTCCGGCGACAGCATCTATAAAATTAATGGCCAAAATTGCCGCTTAAAGGATATCACCCAGTTAATGATGGATACGGGAGTGGGAAAGGAATCCTTCTCTATTATTTCCCAAGGCAAGGTAGAAGAGATCTTTACCCAGCGGGCTGAAGAGCGACGCGCTATCTTTGAAGAAGCTGCCGGGGTCATGAAGTATAAGAGTAAGAAGCAAGAAGCTGAACGCAAGTTGGACCGGTCTCAAGAGAATTTAAATCGGATTGAAGATATCTTGTCAGAGATTGAAGGCCGCTTGGAACCCCTCAAGGAGCAAAAAGAAGCGGCCGTTTCCTACCGGGACAAGAAGCAAGAGCTTAGTCAAATTGAAATTGCCCTGACTGCCGTTCAAATTGAAACCCTTAATGAACAATGGCAACTGGCTAAGAAAGATTTGGAAAGCATTCAGACCAGCAATGAAGGGAAAAAACGTCAACTTGACCAGGAAGAAACAGCTCTGAACCAAGCCAAGGCCGCTGAAGAACAGTCTGATGAGCGCGTTAACGCGCTCAATGACAACTACGTGGTCAAACTCCAGGCTGGGGAGAAACTACGTAGCCAACTGCAAATGATGGAGCAGGAGCAGCGTTTTATCCAGTCTAACCGCCAAAGCCAAGAAAAAGAACAGGCCAATTTACAAGCAAAAATTGAAAAACTGAAAGCGGACTTAAAAAGTAACCAGTCTCAGCTAGATAAGTATCAAGAAACTTATCAAAGCCAAGCCGACTCCTATCAATCCCTCAAGGAGCAATTAGCGGCTTTAAGTGACTACAGTGAAGAAGATTTGGAAGACCTACGTAACCAGTACATCGCTTATTTACAGGAAGAAAGCCATTTATCTAACCAAATCCAGCAAACTGAGAAGGATATCCAACAAGGGCAAAAGAACCAAGAAAAATATGCGGAGAGGATCCGGAACAGTCAAAAAGAACAGGCTAAGCTGAAGGGCCAGCAGGAAGAATTGGACCAAGAAATTAGTCAAAAAGAGCAAAGGTTAAAAGACTTGCTCCAAGACTATCAAGACCAAGCCCAGTCATTAAGGCAGTCTCAAGACCAAGTCCAAAAAGCGACTAAGGCTAACCAGTCTCTCTATCAAAAGCTTTTGAGAAAACAAGCCCAGTTAGATTCCTTAAAGAATTTAGAGGATAACCACGAAGGCTTTTACTACGGGGTCAAAAATGCCCTGAAATTAAAGAGCCAAAAAAGAGGGATTTTTGGGGCCATTGCGGAATTGATAGATGTGCCTGAAAATTATACCCTGGCGGTAGAAACGGCCTTAGGGGGCAGCATGCAAAATATCGTCACCCAGGATGGCCAAGTGGCCCAGGAAGTGATTACCTACTTGAAGGCTAAGAAGGCCGGACGGGCGACCTTCCTTCCCCTGGATACTATGAAAAGTCGGCGGATCAGTGACCAGCAAGTCAGCCGTGTTCAAGCTGATCCCGCTTATATCGGCCTGTTGGTTGACTTGGTAGACTTTAACGATCAATTTCAAACCGTCATGGAAAATGTGATGGGAAATATCATTGTGGCTGAGGACTTAACCGGGGCTCGTCGCCTATCCCAGACTCTCCATGCTCGTTACCGGATCGTCACTTTGACCGGAGACCTAGTTAATGCAGGAGGATCCTTAACCGGGGGCGCTAATAAGCGGAACCAGACCTCTCTCCTTAGTCGTAAAAATGACATCCAAAGCTTAAGCCAAGATATTGAATCCATGGAAGCCTCTTACCAAGAAGCGGCTAGCCGAATAGCGACCCAGCAGCAAGGCCAAGATCAGCTGACTCAGGCCTTAGAAAGCTTGAAAGAAAAAGGAAGTGAGGCTCGCTATGACCTGCGTTCTAGCCAGGCCGAAAGGGAGCACTTAACTCAGGAGCTGGAGAAATTGGCTAAGGAAGTCCAAGGCCAGGATTATGAGAAAAATCTTAGCCGAGAGGATGTTAAGCAGGGTCAGGCAGACCTGGCCACCAGCCAGGAAAAACTGACTCACTTACAGGAAAAAATTCAAGCAGCCAAGGCCAAGATCGATGCTCGTTTACTCTCTGATGAAGAAAAAGGCCAGCAAAAAGCCCAGCTGCAAAATGATTTTCAAGAGATTGCGACTGACTTTGCGGTTACCAAGGAGCAAGTTAAGCAGGCTAAGGACCGAAAAACCAGCTTATCCGCAGAGCTCGCTGATCAGGAACAGGCCTATCAAGAGCTTGCTAACTTACTAAGCCAAGCTCTGACCAATGATAGCGACCAGGAGGAGAAGAAAAAGCATTTAGAGTCCCAATTGCAAAGCTTCCAAAAGCAAAGTAAAGACATTCAGGTCCAGTTAAAAACAGCAAAAGAAGAACGCCAGGAAGCCAGTCAAAGGGTTGAAGCGGCCAATCAAATGATTAGCCAACTGAACTCAGAAATTCAAAACAACTTGCAAAGTATTGCTAAGTTAGAGGCCAGTGCTAGTCGCTATGAGGTATCGATCGATAATCACTTGGAACAATTAAGTGAATCATACGGTTTGACCTATGAACGGGCGCGGGCAGAAAGTCAGTTAACCATGTCGATTGACCAAGCCTCCAGCCGGGTCAAGCAATTAAAGCAGGCTATTGACCACTTGGGACCAGTCAATATGCAGGCTATTGAGGAATATGATGAGGTGTATGAGCGTTTTTGCTTTATCGATAAACAGCGCCAAGATGCTATCGATGCTCGTGAAAATCTTTATCAAACCATTGCTGAAATGGATAGTGAAGTCTCTACCCACTTTAAGACTACCTTTGAAGCTATCCGCGACGCCTTTGAAAGTATTTTTCCGGCTCTCTTTGGTGGGGGCAAGGCGACCCTCAAGCTCACCGATCCCAATGACTTACTGAATACTGGGGTAGAAATCATGGCCCAACCGCCAGGAAAGAAACTCCAGCTCTTGAGCTTGTTATCGGGTGGTGAGCGGGCCCTTACCGCTATTGCCTTGCTCTTTGCCATTTTGGATGTCAAAACGGTGCCTTTCTCCATTTTGGATGAAGTTGAAGCGGCCTTAGATGATGCCAATGTGGCCCGCTATGGACGCTACTTGCAAAAATTTGCTAAAAAAACGCAATTTATTGTTATTTCCCACCGTAAGGGAACCATGGAAGCCGCTAACATTCTTTATGGGGTGACCATGCAGCAGGAGGGAATTTCTCAACTGGCATCGGTTCGTTTAGAGGATGTTGATGATCAATTGAATTAG